The following coding sequences are from one Streptomyces angustmyceticus window:
- a CDS encoding magnesium and cobalt transport protein CorA, whose amino-acid sequence MISNLRKAVRLPQPRTRGVDLSHPARSPLGTAVVNCAVYVDGVRQDGDHPADAAIRRVRESGSGFVWIGLHEPSEKEFAGIVELFGLHPLAVEDAVHAHQRPKLERYDDSLFTVFKTVRYVEHDRLTDTSEVVETGEIMVFTGTDFVITVRHGGHGSLGPLREQLESVPEQLALGPSAVLHAVADLVVDDYLDVTAAVSIDIDDVESEVFSERGSGGAGRIYQLKRELLELKRAVAPLDRPMQELATQPMAQVEPRIKTYFRDVADHLDRVTEQITAFDELLNSILQAHLAQVTVAQNEDMRRISAWVAILAVPTMICGVYGMNFDHMPEKHWVFGYPLVMAVIVGLCWVIHRGFKRNGWL is encoded by the coding sequence ATGATCAGCAACCTCCGCAAGGCCGTCCGGCTGCCGCAGCCGCGCACCCGGGGTGTCGACCTCAGTCACCCGGCGCGCTCGCCGCTCGGCACCGCCGTGGTGAACTGCGCCGTGTACGTGGACGGCGTGCGGCAGGACGGCGACCACCCCGCCGACGCGGCGATCCGCCGGGTCCGCGAATCCGGCAGCGGATTCGTGTGGATCGGGCTGCACGAACCGTCGGAGAAGGAGTTCGCCGGGATCGTCGAGCTGTTCGGGCTGCACCCGCTCGCCGTCGAGGACGCGGTCCACGCCCACCAGCGGCCCAAGCTGGAGCGCTACGACGACTCGCTGTTCACCGTGTTCAAGACGGTCCGCTATGTCGAGCACGACCGGCTCACCGACACCAGCGAGGTCGTCGAGACCGGCGAGATCATGGTCTTCACCGGCACCGACTTCGTGATCACGGTCCGGCACGGCGGGCACGGCTCGCTGGGCCCGCTGCGCGAGCAACTGGAGTCGGTGCCCGAACAGTTGGCGCTCGGCCCGTCCGCCGTGCTGCACGCCGTCGCCGACCTGGTCGTGGACGACTACCTCGACGTCACCGCCGCCGTCTCCATCGACATCGACGACGTCGAGAGCGAGGTCTTCTCGGAACGCGGCAGCGGCGGCGCGGGGCGGATCTACCAGCTCAAGCGTGAGCTGCTGGAACTCAAGCGCGCGGTGGCCCCCTTGGACCGGCCGATGCAGGAGCTGGCGACCCAGCCGATGGCCCAGGTCGAGCCCCGCATCAAGACGTACTTCCGGGACGTCGCCGACCACCTCGACCGGGTCACCGAGCAGATCACCGCCTTCGACGAACTGCTCAACTCCATACTCCAGGCCCACCTCGCCCAGGTCACCGTCGCTCAGAACGAGGACATGCGCCGGATCAGCGCCTGGGTCGCGATCCTGGCGGTGCCCACCATGATCTGCGGTGTGTACGGCATGAATTTCGACCATATGCCGGAAAAGCACTGGGTGTTCGGTTATCCGCTGGTCATGGCCGTCATCGTGGGCCTGTGCTGGGTGATCCACCGCGGCTTCAAGCGCAACGGCTGGCTCTGA
- a CDS encoding helix-turn-helix transcriptional regulator — translation MSDTSARLLHLLSLLQTPREWPGSELARRLSVTSRTIRRDIERLRGLGYPVHATMGAEGGYRLAAGAAMPPLLLDDEEAVAIAVGLRSAAGHTVEGIEEASVRALAKLEQVLPARLRRRVGTLGTATVPLPATGGPTVDPEHLTVLAAAIANHERLRFRYRAGTGPRGTRLVEPHRLVASGRRWYLVAYDNDREDWRIFRVDRLSEPFPTGVRTAPRALPAADAGAYVRERMRSLSASHRAVATVRAPAAEVAGRLGGPAAGEVVAVDEATCRWHSAPDSLEWLALRLAALGHEFTVHEPPELAAYLRAMGGRVSRAAGAPDGGGEGTEEGEARMSHRDATPGIP, via the coding sequence ATGAGTGACACCTCGGCGCGCCTGCTGCACCTGCTCTCCCTGCTGCAGACCCCGCGCGAATGGCCCGGCAGCGAACTGGCCCGGCGGCTGTCGGTCACCTCGCGGACGATCCGCCGCGACATCGAGCGGCTGCGCGGCCTGGGCTACCCCGTGCACGCCACGATGGGCGCGGAGGGCGGCTACCGGCTGGCCGCGGGCGCCGCGATGCCGCCGCTGCTGCTGGACGACGAGGAGGCGGTGGCCATCGCGGTCGGGCTGCGCTCGGCCGCCGGCCACACCGTCGAGGGCATCGAGGAGGCGTCGGTACGGGCGCTGGCCAAGCTGGAGCAGGTGCTGCCGGCCCGGCTGCGGCGGCGGGTGGGCACGCTCGGTACGGCCACCGTCCCGCTGCCGGCGACCGGCGGCCCGACCGTCGACCCGGAACACCTGACGGTGCTCGCCGCCGCCATCGCCAACCACGAGCGGCTGCGCTTCCGTTACCGGGCGGGCACCGGCCCGCGCGGCACCCGCCTGGTGGAGCCGCACCGCCTGGTCGCCTCGGGGCGCCGCTGGTACCTCGTGGCGTACGACAACGACCGCGAGGACTGGCGGATCTTCCGGGTGGACCGGCTGAGCGAGCCGTTCCCCACCGGCGTGCGGACCGCGCCGCGCGCGCTGCCCGCCGCCGACGCGGGCGCCTACGTCCGGGAGCGGATGCGGTCGCTGAGCGCGTCCCACCGGGCGGTGGCGACCGTACGGGCGCCCGCCGCCGAGGTGGCGGGCCGGCTGGGCGGACCGGCGGCGGGCGAGGTGGTGGCGGTCGACGAGGCGACCTGCCGCTGGCACAGCGCCCCCGATTCGCTGGAGTGGCTGGCGCTCCGGCTGGCCGCGCTGGGCCATGAGTTCACCGTCCACGAGCCGCCGGAACTGGCCGCCTATTTGCGGGCGATGGGCGGCAGGGTGAGCCGCGCGGCGGGGGCGCCGGACGGCGGCGGGGAGGGGACGGAAGAGGGGGAGGCGAGAATGTCACACCGCGACGCCACCCCGGGAATACCCTAG
- a CDS encoding cation:proton antiporter, giving the protein MDSSYSLVLLLLFLWCLCARRMERFELTAPAAFVLLGLLLGEGTGVLDLALPHETVKVLAEITLVWVLFTDAARLSFRALRPELGLYVRLLGIGLPLCVGLGALLAAVLLPGVSGWAALYVGAALAPTDAALGATMMVNPVVPARIRRLINVESGLNDGIATPLVVLALAGVTAAEHTGPPDSAGHAVGQLALGAAYGAVLGLAAGWLLRTALRGSWATEDFAGAGVLALALLGYTSALALGGNGFVAAFVAGLAFGSAHGAPQRVLLYVEQSASLVSVLVWLVFGALLLPESFDHLTWQAGLYAVLSLTVIRMVPVALCLLGSGLDARTVLFVGWFGPRGLASIIFGLLAVEELTPADTRPLVPVVALTVLLSVLAHGLTSVPLANRYGKAAAARPTVPAAAAADELPVRGLGHRRGRGSRPTGP; this is encoded by the coding sequence GTGGACAGCAGCTACTCCCTGGTCCTGCTCCTGCTGTTCCTGTGGTGCCTGTGCGCGCGGCGGATGGAGCGCTTCGAGCTGACCGCGCCGGCCGCCTTCGTGCTGCTGGGGCTGCTGCTGGGCGAGGGCACCGGCGTGCTGGACCTCGCGCTGCCGCACGAGACGGTCAAGGTGCTCGCGGAGATCACCCTGGTCTGGGTGCTCTTCACCGACGCCGCCCGGCTCTCCTTCCGTGCCCTGCGCCCCGAGCTCGGCCTCTATGTGCGGCTGCTGGGGATCGGGCTGCCGCTGTGCGTGGGCCTGGGCGCGCTGCTGGCGGCCGTCCTGCTCCCCGGCGTCTCGGGGTGGGCCGCGCTCTACGTCGGGGCCGCGCTCGCGCCGACGGACGCCGCGCTCGGCGCCACGATGATGGTCAACCCCGTGGTGCCCGCGCGCATCCGCCGGCTCATCAACGTGGAGAGCGGCCTCAACGACGGCATCGCCACCCCGCTGGTGGTGCTCGCCCTGGCCGGGGTGACCGCGGCCGAGCACACCGGTCCGCCGGACTCCGCCGGCCACGCCGTGGGGCAGCTCGCCCTCGGCGCGGCGTACGGGGCGGTCCTCGGACTGGCCGCCGGCTGGCTGCTGCGCACCGCGCTCCGCGGCAGCTGGGCGACCGAGGACTTCGCCGGCGCGGGCGTCCTGGCCCTGGCGCTCCTCGGCTACACCTCCGCGCTCGCGCTCGGCGGCAACGGCTTCGTCGCGGCCTTCGTCGCCGGCCTCGCCTTCGGATCGGCGCACGGGGCGCCGCAGCGGGTGCTGCTGTACGTCGAGCAGTCCGCCTCGCTGGTGTCCGTACTGGTGTGGCTGGTCTTCGGCGCCCTGCTCCTCCCGGAGTCGTTCGACCACCTCACCTGGCAGGCCGGGCTCTACGCGGTGCTGAGCCTCACCGTGATCCGCATGGTGCCGGTGGCGCTGTGCCTGCTCGGGAGCGGACTGGACGCCAGGACGGTGCTGTTCGTGGGCTGGTTCGGCCCCCGTGGGCTGGCCTCGATCATCTTCGGACTGCTGGCGGTCGAGGAACTCACACCCGCCGACACCCGCCCGCTGGTCCCGGTGGTGGCCCTCACCGTGCTGCTCAGCGTCCTCGCCCACGGCCTGACCTCCGTACCGCTGGCCAACCGCTACGGGAAGGCGGCGGCCGCCCGGCCCACCGTCCCGGCCGCCGCGGCGGCCGACGAACTCCCCGTCCGCGGCCTGGGCCACCGCCGCGGGCGGGGCAGCCGGCCCACCGGTCCGTGA
- the crcB gene encoding fluoride efflux transporter CrcB: MNWLLVVAGAMAGAPLRFLTDRYVQSRHDTVFPWGTCTVNAVGSFVLGLLTGAAAAGAASSHLQLLIGTGLCGALTTYSTFSYETLRLAADRARGSAAANVVVTVAAGLAAAFAGVAAGQALWG; encoded by the coding sequence ATGAACTGGCTGCTGGTGGTGGCCGGTGCCATGGCCGGGGCGCCGCTGCGCTTCCTCACCGACCGCTATGTGCAGTCCCGGCACGACACGGTCTTCCCCTGGGGCACCTGCACCGTCAACGCCGTCGGCTCCTTCGTCCTCGGCCTGCTGACCGGCGCCGCCGCGGCCGGTGCCGCCTCCTCGCACCTCCAGCTGCTGATCGGCACGGGGCTGTGCGGCGCCCTGACGACGTACTCGACCTTCTCCTACGAGACACTGCGGCTGGCCGCGGACCGGGCCCGGGGCAGCGCGGCGGCCAACGTCGTGGTGACCGTGGCGGCCGGACTGGCGGCGGCGTTCGCCGGGGTGGCCGCCGGGCAGGCGCTCTGGGGCTGA
- the snpA gene encoding snapalysin, with the protein MRSPKTALSAALGLGLVAALAAAAPVSAASPSPTNSSHSTPASIAAYNGSAAEKADTKAFFEAVVKSARAKMKAHPGAASVTVTYDASAAPTFAQQIAESASIWNSAVSNVKLQAGSGGDFQYREGNDARGSYASTDGHGKGYVFLDYQQNQEYNSTRVAAHETGHVLGLPDHYEGPCSELMSGGGPGTSCQNTKPDANESAKVDQLWANGLAGVHFGKAS; encoded by the coding sequence ATGAGATCTCCCAAGACGGCGCTGTCGGCGGCGCTCGGACTGGGCCTCGTCGCCGCGCTCGCAGCAGCGGCGCCGGTTTCGGCAGCTTCCCCCTCCCCCACCAACTCCTCCCACAGCACCCCCGCTTCGATCGCGGCCTACAACGGCTCGGCGGCCGAGAAGGCCGACACCAAGGCGTTCTTCGAGGCCGTGGTGAAGTCGGCCAGGGCCAAGATGAAGGCCCACCCCGGCGCCGCCTCGGTGACCGTCACCTATGACGCGAGCGCGGCCCCGACGTTCGCGCAGCAGATAGCCGAGAGCGCGTCGATCTGGAACAGCGCCGTGTCGAACGTGAAGCTGCAGGCGGGCAGCGGCGGCGACTTCCAGTACCGCGAGGGCAACGACGCGCGCGGCTCGTACGCCAGCACCGACGGTCACGGGAAGGGCTACGTCTTCCTGGACTACCAGCAGAACCAGGAGTACAACTCCACCCGCGTGGCCGCGCACGAGACCGGCCATGTGCTGGGCCTGCCGGACCACTACGAGGGCCCGTGCAGCGAGCTGATGTCCGGCGGCGGCCCCGGCACGTCCTGCCAGAACACCAAGCCGGACGCGAACGAGAGCGCCAAGGTGGACCAGCTCTGGGCCAACGGCCTGGCGGGCGTCCACTTCGGCAAGGCGTCCTGA
- a CDS encoding fluoride efflux transporter FluC has product MDERGRGAAPWRGQGAVIGVVAAGGAIGATARYGAALLWPTASGAFPWTTLTVNAVGCALMGVLMVVITEVRAAHRLVRPFLGTGVLGGFTTFSTYAVDIQRLVGGGRPAGALAYLAGTVLVALAAVWGAVTGTRALLELRRRTA; this is encoded by the coding sequence ATGGACGAGCGAGGCCGCGGAGCGGCGCCCTGGCGGGGGCAGGGAGCGGTGATCGGCGTGGTGGCCGCGGGCGGCGCGATCGGCGCCACGGCCCGGTACGGCGCCGCGCTCCTGTGGCCCACGGCGAGCGGCGCCTTCCCCTGGACGACCCTCACCGTCAACGCCGTCGGCTGTGCGCTGATGGGCGTCCTGATGGTGGTGATCACCGAGGTCCGGGCGGCCCACCGGCTGGTGCGCCCCTTCCTCGGCACCGGCGTCCTCGGCGGCTTCACCACCTTCTCCACCTACGCCGTCGACATCCAGCGACTGGTCGGCGGCGGGCGGCCGGCCGGCGCCCTGGCGTATCTCGCGGGCACCGTGCTCGTCGCGCTCGCGGCCGTATGGGGCGCGGTGACCGGCACCCGGGCACTTCTCGAACTGAGGCGGCGGACGGCATGA
- a CDS encoding DUF190 domain-containing protein, with amino-acid sequence MTDGTALPGGSPALRLTVLVGEEDVWHHKPLYAEIVHRACHAGLAGASVFRGIEGFGASSLIHTQRLLSLSEEMPVAVVVVDTEERVRAFLPQLAELLADGGLVTLDPCETLSFRRTDGAGREAGGRG; translated from the coding sequence ATGACAGACGGCACGGCACTCCCGGGCGGCTCCCCGGCGCTACGGCTCACGGTCCTCGTCGGCGAGGAGGACGTCTGGCACCACAAACCGCTCTACGCGGAGATCGTGCACCGCGCCTGCCACGCGGGCCTGGCCGGGGCCAGCGTCTTCCGCGGCATCGAGGGCTTCGGTGCCTCGTCCCTCATCCACACCCAGCGCCTGCTGTCGCTGAGCGAGGAGATGCCGGTGGCGGTTGTCGTCGTCGACACCGAGGAGCGGGTACGGGCCTTCCTGCCGCAGCTGGCGGAACTCCTCGCGGACGGCGGGCTGGTGACCCTCGACCCGTGCGAGACGCTCTCCTTCCGGCGGACGGACGGGGCAGGACGCGAGGCGGGCGGACGCGGATGA
- a CDS encoding transcriptional regulator, with protein sequence MTAQREPNSRLRDVIAAVDCTYEALARDVRRIAAENGEILQTNKSAISHWVNGTRSPSGRVGQYLAEALSRRAGRTITQTEIDLHTGEAEEPAESDPVLAVTDLGRADVERRRFLTIAAFTTAGVAMPLGYDHEAAARMLRARTGTSVVGAEDVDVVRQITAAFSAADERLGGGHGLTTVTAYLADTAAPMLRGRFPSEALRRAAFGAVAELTYLAGWKHHDLGQEGASQRYYQVGYKLACEADPHGHAAWMMRALAHQALSLKQPHHCIDLVEGALKRGLGHVDGQTEALLHITHARAYAATNENPSAARALLAAEDALLRDDGPQPSYSCVSGPAAGTVASHTARTLTDLADHIGTEQQHRDALTRWDPEKYKRVHALTHADLGDSLAAQARADEAVAAWTQALVLMEGMTSDRTRKAITSIRSTLAVYQRRGVPGAADLARRAREALA encoded by the coding sequence GTGACGGCGCAGCGAGAACCCAACTCCCGTCTACGCGACGTCATCGCGGCGGTCGACTGCACCTACGAGGCCCTCGCCCGAGACGTACGGCGCATCGCCGCCGAGAACGGCGAGATCCTCCAGACCAACAAGTCGGCCATCTCTCACTGGGTGAACGGCACCCGCAGCCCCTCGGGCCGAGTAGGCCAATACCTCGCCGAAGCACTGTCCCGCCGAGCCGGACGCACGATCACCCAGACCGAGATCGACCTCCATACCGGCGAGGCCGAGGAGCCGGCAGAGTCGGACCCCGTCCTCGCTGTCACCGACCTGGGCCGCGCCGACGTCGAGCGCCGCCGCTTCCTCACCATCGCGGCCTTCACCACCGCAGGCGTCGCCATGCCACTCGGCTACGACCACGAGGCCGCCGCCCGCATGCTCCGTGCCCGCACCGGCACGTCCGTGGTCGGCGCGGAGGACGTGGACGTCGTACGCCAGATCACCGCGGCCTTCAGCGCCGCCGACGAACGCCTCGGCGGCGGGCACGGCCTGACCACCGTCACCGCGTATCTCGCCGACACAGCCGCCCCCATGCTGCGCGGGCGCTTCCCCAGCGAAGCCTTACGCCGGGCCGCCTTCGGCGCCGTCGCCGAACTCACCTACCTCGCAGGCTGGAAACACCACGACCTCGGCCAGGAGGGCGCCTCCCAGCGCTACTACCAGGTCGGCTACAAGCTCGCCTGCGAAGCCGACCCCCACGGCCACGCTGCCTGGATGATGCGCGCCCTCGCTCACCAGGCCCTGAGCCTCAAGCAGCCCCACCACTGCATCGACCTCGTCGAAGGAGCCCTGAAGCGCGGCCTCGGCCACGTCGACGGCCAGACCGAGGCCCTCCTCCACATCACCCACGCCCGCGCCTACGCCGCCACCAACGAGAACCCGTCGGCCGCACGCGCCCTCCTCGCCGCCGAGGACGCCCTCCTTCGGGACGACGGCCCCCAGCCCAGCTACTCCTGTGTGAGCGGCCCTGCCGCCGGCACCGTGGCCAGCCACACGGCCCGCACCCTGACCGACCTCGCCGACCACATCGGCACCGAGCAGCAGCACCGAGACGCCCTCACCCGCTGGGACCCCGAGAAGTACAAGCGAGTCCACGCCCTCACCCACGCCGACCTCGGCGACAGCCTCGCCGCCCAAGCCCGCGCCGACGAAGCCGTCGCCGCCTGGACCCAGGCCCTGGTCCTCATGGAGGGCATGACCTCCGACCGCACCCGTAAGGCGATCACCTCGATTCGCTCCACCCTCGCGGTCTACCAGCGCCGCGGTGTCCCCGGCGCCGCCGATCTCGCCCGCCGCGCCCGCGAGGCCCTCGCCTAA
- a CDS encoding LysR family transcriptional regulator: MELEVRHLRALCAIADSGSVRKAARQLGMTQPSLTTQLHRIEKALGGQLFFREPTGSRPTPLGHTVLCRARPIVAEMRALIDEVASGPHRDRSTRLHIGSTNSPAVAGWLRRLRVRLPDTDTTIRTDVSANALLHMVATGQLDAAFVHEVEGAPLRVPDGLVEHELIAREPQFIAVVDTHPAAARTVIRVADLADDQWMVDPTVDGEWAGLRRIWAAAGINPRVVHGDYLTTVDLVTAGEVVTPCQPTARPRHGMAIRPLYGDPLAVRLLMACRQEGTPAASPDDLFADLTASYMETAWASEAYRTWLVQHNGPLPVGG; encoded by the coding sequence GTGGAGCTCGAGGTAAGGCATCTTCGCGCATTGTGCGCCATCGCGGACTCCGGCAGCGTACGCAAGGCGGCCCGGCAGCTCGGCATGACCCAGCCTTCCCTGACGACGCAGCTCCACCGCATCGAGAAAGCCCTGGGCGGCCAGCTCTTCTTCCGCGAACCGACCGGCAGCCGGCCCACCCCCCTGGGGCACACGGTCCTGTGCCGGGCCCGGCCGATAGTGGCCGAAATGCGGGCACTTATTGACGAGGTCGCATCGGGTCCGCACCGCGACCGGTCCACGCGGCTGCACATCGGCAGCACCAACAGCCCCGCCGTCGCCGGGTGGCTGCGCCGGCTGCGGGTCCGCCTCCCGGACACCGACACCACGATAAGAACCGATGTGTCCGCCAACGCGCTGCTCCACATGGTCGCGACCGGACAGCTCGACGCCGCCTTCGTCCACGAGGTCGAGGGCGCGCCCCTACGGGTCCCCGACGGCCTCGTCGAGCACGAACTCATCGCCAGGGAACCGCAGTTCATCGCCGTGGTCGACACCCACCCCGCGGCCGCCCGGACCGTCATCCGGGTGGCCGACCTCGCCGACGACCAGTGGATGGTCGACCCGACCGTGGACGGCGAATGGGCCGGCCTGCGCCGTATCTGGGCCGCCGCCGGCATCAACCCCCGTGTCGTGCACGGCGACTACCTCACCACCGTGGACCTCGTCACGGCCGGCGAGGTGGTCACCCCCTGCCAGCCCACCGCCCGCCCCCGCCACGGCATGGCCATCCGCCCCCTGTACGGCGACCCGCTGGCCGTCCGCCTCCTCATGGCCTGCCGCCAGGAGGGCACCCCCGCAGCCTCCCCCGACGACCTCTTCGCCGACCTGACCGCCTCCTACATGGAGACCGCCTGGGCGAGCGAGGCCTACCGGACCTGGCTCGTCCAGCACAACGGGCCGCTGCCGGTGGGGGGCTAG
- a CDS encoding phosphotransferase family protein, giving the protein MSPNPSAELLDNLLTVTGQATAVREEVRVWSMSGVERVTFPDGSTAIFKYAKKPFDSEDQALRLAHTLGVPVPQVHASAVLDGWLGMLMEDLGPSVREADDLDGVAAAVVMHGTRTAPPLPVLDQERLRKLPDRALEHLGRLRKADRWQDADDVEDTLGRIAQAAEARSGGATLEPFGWVHSEFHPTSLHMGERGWRLLDFARSFTGPGLLDLASWHGTIEPPHPVRLRVFLEQYVSAGGTPDALTPRGGLTAENWALGWHRMWAVEWFMEQATRWIDDPATDPAYLKAVRRHLSDVLHLFEI; this is encoded by the coding sequence ATGAGCCCGAACCCCAGCGCCGAACTCCTCGACAACCTGCTCACCGTGACCGGCCAGGCCACCGCGGTACGGGAGGAGGTGCGCGTGTGGTCCATGTCCGGAGTCGAGCGCGTGACCTTCCCCGACGGCTCCACGGCCATCTTCAAGTACGCCAAGAAGCCGTTCGACAGCGAGGACCAGGCCCTCCGCCTGGCCCACACCCTCGGCGTTCCCGTCCCCCAGGTCCACGCCTCCGCCGTTCTGGACGGCTGGCTCGGCATGCTCATGGAGGACCTCGGGCCGTCCGTCCGCGAGGCCGACGACCTGGACGGCGTTGCCGCAGCCGTGGTCATGCACGGCACCCGTACGGCTCCTCCCTTGCCCGTCCTGGACCAGGAGCGGCTGCGCAAGCTGCCGGACCGGGCCCTGGAGCACCTCGGACGGCTGCGTAAGGCCGACCGGTGGCAGGACGCCGACGACGTCGAGGACACGCTCGGCAGGATCGCTCAAGCAGCCGAGGCCCGCTCGGGCGGAGCAACATTGGAGCCCTTCGGCTGGGTGCACTCCGAGTTTCACCCCACCAGCCTCCACATGGGCGAGCGCGGCTGGCGGCTGCTCGACTTCGCCCGTTCCTTCACCGGTCCCGGCCTGCTCGACCTCGCCAGCTGGCACGGCACCATCGAGCCCCCGCATCCCGTGCGCCTACGCGTCTTCCTGGAGCAGTACGTCAGCGCCGGCGGCACCCCTGACGCCCTCACCCCGCGCGGCGGGCTCACCGCCGAGAACTGGGCCCTGGGCTGGCACCGCATGTGGGCCGTCGAGTGGTTCATGGAGCAGGCCACCCGCTGGATCGACGACCCGGCAACCGACCCCGCCTACCTCAAGGCCGTCCGCCGCCACCTCAGCGACGTCCTCCACCTCTTTGAGATCTGA
- a CDS encoding NUDIX domain-containing protein has protein sequence MPNNPPDEGNTVAQQTDERSQALKPALESMTLLVAAVIVHDKATNRVVLLQRSENAKFAQGMWDLPVGKSEPGEPITETAVRELYEETGLTVKPESLKVAHIIHGAWGVEAPNGFLTVVFSAEEWAGEPENREPRKHSQVRWVDADAVPENFVDTTSSALHRYLTGGPEVSLDGWH, from the coding sequence ATGCCCAACAACCCGCCCGACGAAGGGAACACCGTGGCCCAGCAGACCGACGAACGCTCCCAAGCCCTCAAGCCGGCGCTCGAATCGATGACCCTGCTGGTCGCGGCCGTCATCGTCCACGACAAGGCCACCAACCGCGTCGTCCTCCTCCAGCGCAGCGAGAACGCCAAGTTCGCCCAGGGCATGTGGGACCTCCCCGTCGGCAAGAGCGAACCGGGCGAGCCCATCACGGAAACCGCAGTCCGCGAGCTCTACGAGGAGACGGGCCTCACCGTGAAGCCCGAGTCCCTCAAGGTCGCCCACATCATCCACGGCGCCTGGGGCGTCGAGGCCCCCAACGGCTTCCTCACGGTCGTCTTCTCCGCTGAGGAATGGGCCGGCGAACCCGAGAACCGCGAACCCCGCAAGCACTCCCAGGTCCGCTGGGTCGACGCCGACGCAGTACCCGAGAATTTCGTCGACACCACTTCAAGCGCCCTTCACCGATACCTCACGGGAGGCCCGGAGGTCTCCCTCGACGGCTGGCATTAG
- a CDS encoding isocitrate lyase/PEP mutase family protein, with product MRYGQALRDEIAAQGTTPLIGVHDMYSASLAAPHYNGFFVSGFGFAASHYGLPDIGFIAWPDMVAFAERLRGAFPRHHLLVDIDDGYGDPEVACHVARRLERAGATGVILEDQKRPRRCGHADGKLLLPLEEYLEKLEAVLAARTDLLVVARTDATQEDDILRRAAALAATDADVVLVDGVRSVEAIRRIRTVLGDKPLLFNQIAGGKSPRLSLTELTALGVDAAIYSTPCLFAAHRAMQTALAELKFADGRLPDTGDGGEIGVKEATELLARNLGRSHRAHEAVPV from the coding sequence TTGCGGTACGGACAAGCACTGCGCGACGAGATCGCCGCCCAGGGGACGACGCCGCTGATCGGCGTCCACGACATGTACTCGGCCTCCCTCGCCGCCCCGCACTACAACGGCTTCTTCGTCTCCGGCTTCGGCTTCGCCGCGTCCCACTACGGGCTCCCGGACATCGGGTTCATCGCCTGGCCCGACATGGTCGCCTTCGCGGAGCGGCTGCGCGGCGCGTTCCCGCGGCACCACCTGCTGGTGGACATCGACGACGGCTACGGCGACCCCGAGGTCGCCTGCCACGTGGCGCGGCGCCTGGAGCGGGCCGGCGCGACCGGGGTGATCCTGGAGGACCAGAAGCGGCCGCGCCGCTGCGGCCACGCGGACGGCAAGCTGCTGCTGCCGCTGGAGGAGTACCTGGAGAAGCTGGAGGCGGTGCTGGCCGCCCGCACCGACCTGCTCGTCGTGGCCCGCACCGACGCCACGCAGGAGGACGACATCCTGCGGCGGGCCGCGGCGCTGGCCGCCACCGACGCGGACGTGGTGCTCGTCGACGGGGTGCGCAGCGTCGAGGCGATCCGCCGGATCCGCACCGTCCTCGGGGACAAGCCGCTGCTGTTCAACCAGATCGCGGGCGGCAAGTCCCCGCGGCTCTCCCTGACCGAACTGACCGCGCTGGGCGTCGACGCGGCCATCTACAGCACCCCCTGCCTGTTCGCCGCGCACCGGGCGATGCAGACCGCGCTGGCCGAGCTGAAGTTCGCGGACGGGCGGCTGCCCGACACCGGGGACGGCGGCGAGATCGGGGTCAAGGAGGCCACCGAGCTGCTGGCCAGGAACCTCGGGCGGAGCCACCGCGCGCACGAGGCCGTCCCGGTGTGA